AAATCTCAGCCATCTCGCAGCCCAAGAAATCCTCGCAACCCAACACCAACACCAACGACGccgacgaggaagaagaagcctgACAAAGGCGTAATCAACACACAAAGGCGAGGCTAGGCGAGAAAGattccattccattccattccGCCAGCGCAGCCAgcgtcgattcctcccaaaaTCCCCaggcgcccgcccgcccgcccgcctgccAGTCAGAgcgcccgccgccatggccgtgcCGCCGGAGGAgcaccggcagcagcagcaggagcaggacgacgacgacagcgacgagTTCACGTTCCccacgccgccgcagctcctcccCGGTGGCGCGCGCGGCAAGGACGGCCGCCACCTGCCctgctcggcgtcggcgtcctcctccccgcccgTCTGGCTGCTCTCCTCCCCGATCCGCCGCAGCTTCTCGGCCGCCGACTGCGCCGCGTCGCCGTGGCGCGACAGGGCGCTGCTCAGCCGCCAGCGCCGCAACGGCGCGTGCTCCCCCGCGCTCAGCgactacgccgccgccgccggcttctgcgacgacgaggaggaggaagaggagaggatGGACAGCCTCTGGGAGGACCtcaacgacgacgacgcggccgCCCGGAACGACGACCTGTTCCCGGGTCCCCTCGACGTGTCGCGCCGCCggtccgtcgccgtcgccgggccGGACGCCGCCGAGAGGGCGAGGAGGGCGGCCAAGGCCCCgcgcgagcccgccgccgcggtgctcgGCGCGTcgaggagctcgcggcggcgcccgccggggCTGGTGGTGATGATGCGCGCGCTAAGGAGGTTGTTCGTGGCGCACAAGGGCAAGAGCAGGGTGCACAGGGACGAGCAGAGCGCCGCCTCTGCCTCGGCTTCTTCCGGCAGTAACCCCTTCAACAAAGGATGAGTGAGCTGCAGCATCACAAATGCAGCATCACTCAGCCTAATCCTCTAGTATTGTGTTCGTTTTGTCAAAAACTCTTTGTGCTTCCATTTCTTCTTGACTGGATTATTGTTCCGGCCATGGTGATCATCACAGTATTAGTTTTGTGGCAAACATATATATTAATGTGCATCCTTGTGTATAGCTCTAcattttttgttaaaaaaattacagaagAATCTATGTTCTTGTTAGATTGTACATGTTAATGTTACATGGATACATAGTTGGAAATCAAATCGCCAAGGTTGTTCACTTTTGCCCTCTCTTATTAGATTTTTTGTGTGCttgtcctttttttttaaaaaaaactgagaTATAAGAACCAGTGAGATTGTTGTTTTCCATGTAGTTCTGAATAACTCAGCTGCAGACTGAATTAGGGGATAAACCACAAATATTGTTCATTTCCTTTAAAAGAAAGAACATACATGCTCCGAATAATGTACTGGTACTAGATACTATACTATACCGTATTATTACACGATTAGCAATACTGAAAGATTGAAAGTTGATTTTTTTCCTTTAATAAatataaagaagaaagatcaagatTCGTGAAAGATTTGTAATGGTAACTACAGGCTACGTGTGGTATGTGCCGGAATCTCCTGTCGTGATTGCCGTGCATACTGCCAATATTGTGCAGATTATCCTTTGCCTGGACGAAATTTAAGATGAAGAATGAGGCACAAGTCCACTGTCATGTTGACATGGAAGCTGCTGGATGATTGGGAGCGGTGGATTAGGACAAAACCCACCACCTTGGATCTTAGGTTGGACCCTGTCTGTCTGGCTGCAGAATGGACAGCGTCGGTTAGTTAGGCCATGTAACTGACGAGTGACGACTTTGTCAGATTGAGGATGGGCCGTTAGAGAGGAATGGACTCAGACAAGACAAATGCTTTAGTTTGATGCATGGTTGTTACAGGATATATATTTAGCCAGGTCAACTTGGGGGGAGATAAACAAGCACCGATTGATTGTGACGATGCAGAGCAGGACATGGAAGAAGCATAAAGCCCATGCATCTTCCATGGCAACATGCATGCAGATAAGAGCATCAAACTCCTTGCAagaccaaaaaaatatcatactACACAAGAGTCTTAATACTATGTAGTAATCATCATCAGACGAGAAAATTGAAAAAATAGGACTCCAAACGTTAGACACTTGATTATACTGTCATTTGGAGTATGttccctcttttctttttccttttcatgTATTTGCCCATATGTATTTGCATGGGATTTGGATTGTACAGAGAACATCTCATCGTACGTCTATTCGCCATCGCTACCTAGGGCTGCTCGTTCGACCGCCGCATACCACCCCACCACCGGCATTTCACACCCCAGATAcaagagaaggaaaaaagaaacaagatAAAATACCCCAAATGACAGTATAATCAAGTGCCTAACGTTTGGAGTCCCGTTTTTACGAAGGTGATGTTTGGAATGGCAAATTTGTGAAGCGCATTATTTTGAGTCttatttttgcaattttctcTTGCCCGGGCAACGATGCGGTGAGCCCAGCATGCAGCGCCATGGGTCCTCCCTCCCTGGTGGGTCCATGTTGAAAGCAAACAAGACCCAATTGGAACGCGATGATCTCGTCGATatggcctccgcctccgccgttgTCCCATCTCGTGCCGGAACTCCTTGGCTAAATCCTGAGCCACCTCCGTGTTGACAGCCGTTTCTGGCAgttcagaggccgaccggtctgaccggttgggccgactggtcagaccggtctgtccagttgtaatccgagtaaactttgttttattttggaaattatTGTATAAATcgacttggagaggggtacgacttccccggcctataaatataaaggctaaggccgattgaggtattcccaatcgaatcaatacaaaaatcgcattactttttatctctcaaactctGGCCTTTTTCCAACCCtaaattgctttcttcctttgtctctacggcgtttgaagacgttctgagtggcctgccgacctcagagcaaccctagccgcgcaagctccgacggggtccctcccgagctcgcatttctaggtcttcgcggttctctgctccacaccggtcagaccggtctgtggaaccggtcagaccggtccgccagggtttcgctggttcagatcgttttgacgatctcctgcacgttctagcgcattcgagtgtgttggcgcgattctgtgtcaacacactttttggcgactccgctggggagaTATTAATCtagttttaaaaccgatctaatctactccttgaagaagatgggctcttcagagatcgacaaggaaaacatcatcacggctacaatggaggagctcaccgaggaggagtgcaaggcctaccttcttgtggaggagcacgtcaaggcacaattcttgaagggcttcaagaaggatcgtggtggcctcgtcaagaggGTGGAGGTGATATGGATATGAGTTCCCAGATTATTGCTTCGTCTTCACATGACACTTCATCTGCTCTAAAGAATGTTAAGATGCAGGTTGCTTCAGCTGATAATGAACCATTGAGTGAACTCTCAAAGCCACGGACAGTTCTATTTGAAGCTGACAATGATGCTGTGGCAGTCAGGCCTATAATTGCGTCTTCAGAAAATTTCTGTACTCCTCAGAATATTTTGGGCAGTGATGTTTTGATTCCTCATATGAATCAGCTGGAATCTAATGTTATTGGTACAAAGGATAAGATCAAAGTTCTTGCAAAAGAAGCTCCTAAATATATTCCAAAGCCGAGGACGGCTTTGTTTCAAGGGAGCGAGGATGATGAGCCCAtggctcctcaaattattcatgCATGCAAGTCCGATATTATATCAAATATGATAACTGGTGTTCCGTTGGATTTATCTCGTCTCAAATTTGGAGCTATTAATTTTGATGAGAAGTATAGCAAGAATATGGACAAAATTACTAGAGCTGATCTATCATCAAATATAATTTTTAGTGGAGTTAATTGtcacaagaaaagagaagaaaagaaagagaggaaatatatttttattgggGCTATGCAAGTGTACGTTGATGATGAGCTACCAATTTAATTATGAGCAACAGCTTTGTCCTTACTAGAAGAAGAATGTGACAGGCAAAGCTTCTGGAATAATTAATACGTGTCCAGGTTAGTTACGTGATAGTCAAAATGCTTTGTTAGATATGTCAAGTTGGAGTCAACTGTCCATTATAATATTTTAATGTCTGGTCTCGTTAGTTTGGGTCCTGGTCACGTTGTTTAGTGGGTCATGGGCCTCGGATCAGGAGTCCATGTGTTAGAGTCCTATGCCTGCGTGCATATTAAGGGCTGTTAATCAGCCGTGTAtgagattagattagattggattttatttgtgtctcttgtctagggtttctcctacgaACAGCGAGACGCCGTCCGGTCTCATCTACCTTGCCGATTCTTCTGGATCGTGATTGGGAGCGTGTTCAGGATTGTTTCCTGGGTGCGCTGCTCCGGATTCTTCAGTGGATCCCTATCTTCTGATCGTGGTTCGTCGTGGCCGCGGGTGGAAGATCTATCTAGGGTTTGGTTTGCATCTTATTAAATATTCTACTTGAGAATTTAAGGGGAGTTAAATTTCATACgtaccgtgaaagattgggCAAATCCTTGGACAGCGTAGGCGTGTCCTCATCAGTTGGTATCACGAGACAGGTTGCTCACGGTACTCTGCTAATTTTTGGTGATGGATTACTCTTTTGACGTATACCTTGAGTTTGTACCGATGTTGTGTGCAACAACATCTCCATCAGAATACTATGAGTGGGAGGATGCTATAATAAATTGTTATTCTATTGGTGAATTGCCGTTAAACCAGCTGGCTAATTTGGCAAAACGAAGCTTCTCTATTTCTGTGTCATTATGGTTCCGAAGAATGCAGCTGGAACATGGTGATGACTATTGCACTTCTTGGTATGCAATGAAGGAGGCGTTGCGCCGACGCTTTGCTCCTCCTTTTGAGCCAGAGAAGAATATATTATCAAGTAGTGGGAGTTCTGATTTGGTTGCTTCTAAATTTTCTTCTGCTACACCATTTGAGAAGAATAATTCTACTAACCAGCCGGCTATAATGGGATTGCCTAGTGATCTTCCTGCAGCCACATCCATTGTTGAAGCAGATGTCCCAGTGAATGCTAgtgtttctgatttttctttTACATCGGGGCTGCATAGTAGTGCTTCTTATGATTCTCTTGATATCAATATTGATGATACAGATGATGCATCAGATGGCTTATCTATGATGACACGGGATGTACAAAGTGATGGTACTGCTGTCATGGTGAAGGGGCAGCGTTCCAATATTTTTCAGTCACAGTGCATAGTCCAAGACAAGGTATGCAAATTAATTATTGATGGTGGTAGCTTCACTAATGTTATTAGCTCAGATTTAGTACATGCCTTGTCATTATCTACATGGAGGCTTCCTACGCCTCGTTACATGCAATGGATCAATCAAAGTGGCACGCTGAAAATTACTCACAGAGCGAGAGTAAAATTTTCTATTGGAAATTATATGGATACAGTAGATTGTGCTGTTGCGCCGATGAGTGCATGTCATTTGTTGTTGGGAAGACCATGGCAGTTTGATGTTGATGCAACACATGGTGGTCGTTCCAATAATTattcttttgtgcacaagggagTTCATCATGTGCTGAAACCAATGCCGGAGAGTGCTATTAAGGCTGAGGTATTTGCTACTTCAAAAGTAAAGAAAAAGGTTGCTGCAATAACCCCAAAGCCGAGGACGGCTTTGCTTCAAGAGGGAGAGAATGATATGGATATGAGTTCCCAGATTATTGCTTCGTCTTCACATGACACTTCATCTGCTCTAAAGAATGTTAAGATGCAGGTTGCTTCAGCTGATAATGAACCATTGAGTGAACTCTCAAAGCCACGGACAGTTCTATTTGAAGCTGACAATGATGCTGTGGCAGTCAGGCCTATAATTGCGTCTTCAGAAAATTTCTGTACTCCTCAGAATATTTTGGGCAGTGATGTTTTGATTCCTCATATGAATCAGCTGGAATCTAATGTTATTGGTACAAAGGATAAGATCAAAGTTCTTGCAAAAGAAGCTCCTAAATATATTCCAAAGCCGAGGACGGCTTTGTTTCAAGGGAGCGAGGATGATGAGCCCAtggctcctcaaattattcatgCATGCAAGTCCGGTATTATATCAAATATGATAACTGGTGTTCCGTTGGATTTATCTCGTCTCAAATTTGGAGCTATTAATTTTGATGAGAAGTATAGCAAGAATATGGACAAAATTACTAGAGCTGATCTATCATCAAATATAATTTTTAGTGGAGTTAATTGtcacaagaaaagagaagaaaagaaagagaggaaatatatttttattgggGCTATGCAAGTGTACGTTGATGATGAGCTACCAATTTAATTATGAGCAACAGCTTTGTCCTTACTAGAAGAAGAATGTGACAGGCAAAGCTTCTGGAATAATTAATACGTGTCCAGGTTAGTTACGTGATAGTCAAAATGCTTTGTTAGATATGTCAAGTTGGAGTCAACTGTCCATTATAATATTTTAATGTCTGGTCTCGTTAGTTTGGGTCCTGGTCACGTTGTTTAGTGGGTCATGGGCCTCGGATCAGGAGTCCATGTGTTAGAGTCCTATGCCTGCGTGCATATTAAGGGCTGTTAATCAGCCGTGTAtgagattagattagattggattttatttgtgtctcttgtctagggtttctcctacgaACAGCGAGACGCCGTCCGGTCTCATCTACCTTGCCGATTCTTCTGGATCGTGATTGGGAGCGTGTTCAGGATTGTTTCCTGGGTGCGCTGCTCCGGATTCTTCAGTGGATCCCTATCTTCTGATCGTGGTTCGTCGTGGCCGCGGGTGGAAGATCTATCTAGGGTTTGGTTTGCATCTTATTAAATATTCTACTTGAGAATTTAAGGGGAGTTAAATTTCATACgtaccgtgaaagattgggCAAATCCTTGGACAGCGTAGGCGTGTCCTCATCAGGAGGAGTTCGTGCTACCGTCTCTCAAGCTTAGCaaggataagattgaagagatccccaatgtaagcctctctccctctgatatGTTTGATAGAATGTTATCTATAAGGGTTAGTtcgatccatgccactacaacttcttgaagttggatttcatgttgaaatccatgccattgagtggcatgattttcaacgtgaaacccaaattcacggagttgtggtggcatgaatcgaattttccctatcTATAATGGATCAAAAGATTGTTGCTGCACAAGCTGCCGCGGGTGACATTTTGattaaattgagtagtgatgttgatgcgcttaaaggtaaacaacccatgtcagatcctaactcgtcagatccgagttcggctacccctgagttcacacctgaaccactctatggtatgccgccgaactcgttctcagggcaaaccccaccaccgtcgaccgtgcacacaGCACCAGTCGGACCGGTTACTCAGTaccgtcgccgacgcctctcgagacaattccaggttcggctgcccctagcTGAGCTAATGAGTTGCCACAGTATACACCACCCCGCACTACTACTGTAGCGGGAGGGCCACGAGGATCTGGACCTAACCAAGGACCGATCCTGACTTCTTCACAGACGATGGCGCATGGAAATTCTAATGCACATCGTTTCTCTGAGTTTTATACTAGCCAGCACTATCAGGCCAATCTCCTTATGTTCAAAGAAGATCTGGCGAATACGATTAAaagtaagcttggggtggatatgggtactacacgtttatatcaaaaaccttatcccgctgagtttgattttactccttttcctgctggttggtgtattcctgagtttactaaatttaatggtgatgattctcgtacaacaTGGGAACACGTTAGTTAGTATGTCCTGCAATTAGGAGAAGCCGGATTCAATGATGCTTTgcgtgtgcgtttattttctttatctttgactggaacggctttctcttggttttcctcgcttgctcctaattctattcgcaattgggctcagttggagcataagtttcatgatcacttctttagtggggaaaccgaagcaaaattgttggacttaacatcgattaagcaaggacgtgatgaatcttcttcggattatttcaaaagatttaaagaaattaaaaatcggtgttttagtttgacgatttctgaaaaggatttggcggatttggcatttaatggtttacgttcttatttgaaagagaaactcgagggctttgaatatcatactatgaatttcttgcaagtcaaagtcatgggcTTAGtgtttaaacttaaaaatgccaaagatactttcaagcctcatcggtccaacactcatattcttgatcatgattcggatagTTCGGACGATGATGGCAAGGAAGTATACGccactgagtttgtttggccatcaaaggccaaacccggttcagttccatctctcaagccgattcaaaagaatcggcaagaggagctgaaatttacttttgatgtttctaagtgtgatcagatttttgatgaattacttaaaaatggtaacatccgattgtcacatATTGTTCCATCTCCCGATGAGCTcaaacgacatgcatattgtaagtggcataactctacatctcatgctactaataatTGTAATATTTtccgtcgacaggtacaatcagccattaatgaaggacgattggtactttctgagatgcaaattgacaaggctcctttccctgttcatgcactggaattgaacaatccaaaggtgctcattcggccggaataagccgaaggagctaatgggaagcatgttgtcatcggtgatccaagaccgatgaatacAAGTGACAAAATCCTTACCCGGGAAGTTATTAAGGAGAAGACCGATGATGGCAAAGATACTCTAAAGATCATCATCAGAAACCCAaggctcggggggcaaggaagctctccaccagaaagtcggtctgctgatcaggcacgaccggtcagaccagccaGACCGGTTCCTCCAGCCGGTCAGATCGCtctggtgaccgtccccggactttcaagccaaagcatctggaagtgggtacttggaagaccaacgaggtgaaggtgcagggaagagctactaatcagaagcccaccttcaaccagttgttgaacaagtacacaaaggccgttcaaaacgatcggccgctaaaaaagagaccgcgatcACCACCATGCCAAGATCGTCTAGTGTTCCCAAGGAGGGAATTcagcaggcgcagaggtgatgttgtcacattaTATCCTCCccagaagatgtatgctaccatgccatgggtgcCGCCGGCGtcaaatgcaacaaatccggcgtgggagcatgaagggatatggatgcagtgtttcccaatgccttatcctccacattatcaaggggaaagctccagagtaccagtacatgaccgattgggaccacgccaatctggtctagtgcagcaggctgcaccggtcagaccggtcgcctccgaccggtcagaccggtctcatcagaggccAGGCCAAGCTCCTGTTCCGAGGTTCAAGTATCGCATCaaagagaagaaggaggagcagAAGCCTGTGGCTGACTTAGAGAAGCTTAAAGCCGATGTTGTGgttcaaatcggtgaaatcaaGGTGCCCATAAAGGATACGGGCAAGAAACCGATGGATATAGATACATCGGTTGACGTTCCTTCGcaaaagccggtcatggccaatgatcatgaggccggtagcagcAAGAGCGCAGTAGACAAGTACCgtcagcctaggtggtgccctaCAGGTTTAACTCCTACACAGAAAAGGAAATTGCAACGCCTTCGCAACAAAGAGAAGAATGAgcaggagaaagagaagatgagggatgaggacTTCAACAGATATAGGCCCATGTTCCCTCAGAGCAAGGTTTGGAAGGTCAAGACAGCTGATCAGCCAGCCAAACCGGTCGGACTGCCAcagccgactggtcagaccggtcagatagaccggtcagaccgctctgaccaaccggtcagaccggtagagcCTACTATAGAGCCAGCAGCCGAATCGGTGTCGTCCGTTTCGGTTTCTTCTGTTgatgaagccccagcagttcctcGGACAGTagaagacgaggaattggtggattacGAGGCATCTCCGGAGCACACCAACTTGGAGATCAACGTGGTGCACTTGTGTTCGTATTACTTTGTGGTTCCGGAGGAGGacatggctcatcttcagtttgggcctcgtgaagctgtgttccagaagccaagcgagaaggacaaccatctgaaggctctttacATGAAGGGACACATCAACGGAAAGCCAgtgactcgcatgctagtggatggtggggccattgtaaatcttatgcccaaCTCGATGTACAAGAAGCTTGGTGGCCAAGACGAGGActtgatcaagacaaacatgacaGTCAGCGGTGTTGGAGGGAGtgagccccttagcgccaaaggagttgcttccatggagctcaccattgggagtaagacgcttgctacagctttcttcatcgcggaagtgcaaggtaactacaatttgattcttaggagggattggattcatgcgaATCAatgtgttccttctaccttgcatcagtttcttgttcagtggatcggcgatgaggtcgagattgtccatggggacacttcgTCCTTTGTTGGTTTGGCCGATTcggattctattagtgcacacgacaacgtcaaatgtttatcgggcgtggatctgtctgattatgatttgatcagttacactaaggatggttttgtttctgctatactaaagccgatggataatcagctaaatcatttaatgtaaatcagatgagtacaacagaagttccagaagcgaccggtcagaccgcccgtgccgaccggtcagaccggtcctgtcccgttcggcgcacagggccgaccggtcagaccggacaccccgactggtcagaccgatccAACGCAGAATGGCttcagcagaggctagatcaatatcgggcgcgtatgacgatatgtgtgaagccattgaagattctgatgatctagataagctgggccaagggtttacatcggttgatcctttagaaaaggtaggcattggtgatggaactgtTCCTAGGCTgacctttgtaaacaaaaatttatcggttgaatataaagccgatttggttaatttattgaaggagtatgttgattgctttgcttgggagtatcatgaaatgcctagtttgagtcgtgatcttgttgagcatcgatTACCGATTAAAGCCGATTTTAGACCGTATAAACAACCAGTTAGGtgtttcaatcccattatttatgaccgaattaaaattgaaattaatcgtttacttgatgttggatttattcggtcttgtcgttatgctgattggatctctaatgttgtgcccgttgagaaaaaggattcagggaaaattagagtatgcattgattttagagatcttaataaagctactcccaaggatgaatatcctatgcctatagccgatatgttgatcaatgaggctttcggacatcgtgtcattagttttcttgatggtaacgccggttacaatcaaatattcatggccgaagaagatatatctaaaacggcctttagttGTCCGGGTTTTGTcagtttg
The Panicum virgatum strain AP13 chromosome 6N, P.virgatum_v5, whole genome shotgun sequence genome window above contains:
- the LOC120680288 gene encoding uncharacterized protein LOC120680288 yields the protein MAVPPEEHRQQQQEQDDDDSDEFTFPTPPQLLPGGARGKDGRHLPCSASASSSPPVWLLSSPIRRSFSAADCAASPWRDRALLSRQRRNGACSPALSDYAAAAGFCDDEEEEEERMDSLWEDLNDDDAAARNDDLFPGPLDVSRRRSVAVAGPDAAERARRAAKAPREPAAAVLGASRSSRRRPPGLVVMMRALRRLFVAHKGKSRVHRDEQSAASASASSGSNPFNKG